One genomic window of Actinomycetota bacterium includes the following:
- a CDS encoding MOSC domain-containing protein, producing MTRGEVVAVCVSAEKHVQKEEVEEVLLVENLGIQGDAHAGFGHRQVSLLAEESVDKMRARGLKDLKPGAFGENLLTRGLELTRLKVGDRLRVGRDILLEVTQIGKECVDRCAIYYAAGDCIMPREGIFARVLKGGRARAGDRIEVLEESGSGREAVEER from the coding sequence ATGACCCGCGGTGAGGTCGTGGCCGTTTGCGTGAGCGCGGAAAAGCACGTCCAGAAGGAGGAGGTGGAGGAGGTTCTCCTGGTGGAAAACCTGGGCATCCAGGGCGACGCCCACGCGGGATTCGGCCATCGCCAGGTGAGCCTGCTCGCGGAAGAGAGCGTGGACAAGATGCGGGCCAGGGGGCTCAAGGACCTCAAGCCTGGCGCCTTCGGGGAGAATCTGCTCACCCGGGGCTTGGAACTCACCCGGCTGAAGGTGGGCGACCGCCTGCGCGTGGGAAGGGACATCCTCCTCGAGGTGACCCAGATAGGCAAGGAGTGCGTGGACCGCTGCGCCATCTACTACGCCGCCGGCGACTGCATTATGCCGAGGGAGGGAATCTTCGCCCGTGTCCTCAAGGGCGGCAGGGCGAGGGCGGGAGACCGCATCGAGGTGCTGGAGGAAAGCGGCAGCGGCCGGGAAGCGGTGGAGGAGAGATGA
- a CDS encoding histidine phosphatase family protein — MELILLRHGETEFNRADVFRGRVDLPLNRRGKRQAQSAAAYLSHLSFQAFYSSPLRRSVETASAVAEPHGGKVETLDSFIDVDYGMWSGKSVDEVREGWPEVFRLWVEDPGKVTFPGGESMPAVRRRLKAGLERLAHDHSGRVLLVGHKLINRLIICIVLGLPTSGIWRVDQANGAINVITRDQGGWMLRRMNDTAHLKGLESADQRT; from the coding sequence TTGGAGCTCATCCTGCTGCGACACGGGGAGACGGAGTTCAACCGGGCGGACGTCTTCCGGGGACGCGTGGACCTGCCCCTCAACCGGAGGGGAAAAAGGCAGGCCCAGTCGGCGGCAGCCTACCTCTCTCACCTCTCCTTCCAGGCCTTTTACTCCAGCCCCCTGCGGAGGTCGGTGGAGACCGCCTCCGCGGTGGCCGAACCCCATGGGGGAAAGGTGGAAACCCTGGACTCATTCATCGACGTGGATTACGGCATGTGGAGCGGGAAGAGCGTGGACGAGGTCCGCGAGGGCTGGCCGGAGGTCTTCCGCCTCTGGGTGGAGGACCCCGGGAAGGTGACCTTCCCTGGTGGAGAATCCATGCCGGCGGTGCGCAGGAGGCTGAAAGCCGGCCTGGAGCGCCTGGCACACGACCACTCGGGAAGAGTGCTCCTGGTGGGGCACAAACTCATCAACCGGCTGATAATCTGCATTGTGCTGGGCCTCCCCACCTCGGGGATATGGAGGGTGGACCAGGCCAACGGGGCCATCAATGTCATCACCCGCGACCAGGGGGGCTGGATGCTGCGCCGCATGAACGACACCGCACACCTGAAGGGCCTGGAGAGCGCCGACCAGCGAACCTGA
- a CDS encoding CooT family nickel-binding protein, giving the protein MCESHAYLLEGDQEKLVMEDVVNIREEGGKVHLSNIIGEESVLEAEIAAITFLDHKVLLRPRSS; this is encoded by the coding sequence ATGTGTGAATCCCATGCCTACCTGCTGGAGGGCGACCAGGAGAAACTGGTCATGGAGGACGTGGTGAACATCAGGGAGGAGGGCGGGAAGGTCCACCTCTCCAACATCATCGGGGAGGAAAGCGTCCTGGAGGCGGAGATCGCGGCCATCACCTTCCTGGACCACAAGGTACTCCTTCGCCCCCGTTCCTCTTGA
- a CDS encoding DUF5318 family protein, whose translation MATTVDYTLRKRSVLRDFRAGRLSVYDVCDAHPEIRRIARNVGEDTRFTCPICRREKLRLLNFVYGDELNYDNGRVFPTRTIFNGLREKYRSFTCYVVEVCIGCCWNHLVRSIRFENSGGEQDV comes from the coding sequence GTGGCCACCACGGTGGACTATACGCTGCGCAAGCGTTCCGTCCTGCGCGACTTTCGCGCCGGGCGGCTCTCGGTTTACGACGTCTGCGACGCCCACCCGGAGATCCGGCGCATCGCCAGGAACGTGGGCGAGGATACACGGTTCACCTGCCCCATCTGCCGCCGGGAGAAGCTACGCCTGCTCAACTTCGTTTACGGCGACGAGCTGAACTACGACAACGGGAGGGTTTTCCCCACCCGCACCATCTTCAACGGGCTGCGGGAGAAGTACCGCAGCTTCACCTGCTACGTGGTGGAGGTCTGCATAGGATGCTGCTGGAACCACCTGGTGCGCAGCATCCGCTTTGAAAACTCCGGAGGAGAGCAAGATGTGTGA
- the moaC gene encoding cyclic pyranopterin monophosphate synthase MoaC, protein MSDTGEGKAPEGLTHLDERGRARMVDVSGKPVTVREALARARVVMKPSTLKLILSGEVEKGDVLAVARVAGIMAAKRTGELIPMCHPIAVSSVETDFQVDEADSSITVLVTVRTRDRTGVEMEALTGAAVAALTIYDMCKAVDRSMTVTDLQLLKKTGGRSGTFTRGGEDDPR, encoded by the coding sequence ATGTCGGACACCGGCGAGGGCAAAGCGCCTGAAGGCCTCACCCACCTGGACGAGCGGGGAAGGGCCAGGATGGTGGACGTGAGCGGAAAACCGGTCACCGTCCGCGAGGCCCTGGCCCGGGCCCGGGTGGTCATGAAACCCTCCACCTTGAAGCTCATCCTCTCCGGGGAGGTGGAAAAGGGAGACGTACTGGCCGTGGCCCGGGTGGCGGGCATCATGGCCGCCAAGCGTACCGGGGAGCTTATTCCCATGTGTCACCCTATCGCCGTCAGCTCGGTGGAGACCGATTTCCAGGTGGACGAGGCGGACTCCTCCATAACCGTGCTGGTGACGGTGAGGACCCGCGACCGCACCGGGGTGGAGATGGAAGCCCTTACCGGTGCCGCCGTTGCCGCCCTGACCATCTACGACATGTGCAAGGCGGTGGACCGCTCCATGACCGTGACCGACCTGCAGCTCCTGAAGAAAACGGGCGGACGCTCGGGGACCTTCACGAGAGGAGGCGAAGATGACCCGCGGTGA
- a CDS encoding zinc ribbon domain-containing protein, whose protein sequence is MGFFDKLKEQASILGAQLDQALDTTKQKAQIGSLRKQRTELVTQLGEALLNQFRQNQVDPGTLRPQVDQIFNLEWQIIDLEKQLEAQRQVAQQAPVPGAPPAATAQAAPPPPPPAAAPTPPQAADQASAVVCPSCGGEVPAGSAFCPNCGARIGG, encoded by the coding sequence ATGGGATTTTTTGACAAATTGAAGGAGCAGGCCTCCATCCTGGGAGCCCAGCTCGACCAGGCCCTGGACACCACCAAGCAGAAGGCCCAGATAGGCTCCCTGCGCAAGCAGAGGACGGAGCTGGTCACCCAGCTTGGAGAGGCCCTGCTCAACCAGTTCCGCCAGAACCAGGTCGATCCCGGCACGCTGCGACCCCAGGTGGACCAGATCTTCAACCTAGAGTGGCAGATTATCGACCTGGAAAAGCAACTGGAAGCCCAGAGGCAGGTCGCCCAGCAGGCACCCGTTCCAGGCGCCCCGCCGGCAGCGACGGCGCAGGCGGCACCTCCCCCGCCTCCTCCGGCCGCGGCGCCGACACCACCCCAGGCGGCTGACCAGGCGAGTGCCGTCGTCTGCCCTTCCTGCGGCGGAGAGGTTCCCGCCGGGTCGGCCTTCTGCCCCAACTGCGGAGCCAGGATAGGCGGATAG
- the gltA gene encoding NADPH-dependent glutamate synthase: MESEGKREKHRRGSGLPRRPMPEQDPRARTGNFQEVALGYREEDAVAEASRCLQCRKKPCVSGCPVEIDIPAFIAAIEEGDFRGAAAKLKEKNNLPAICGRVCPQETQCEAVCTLGKKGEPVAIGRLERFAADFEAAQGDLPAPHILPPTGKRVAVIGSGPAGLTCAGDLARMGHRVTIFEALHAPGGVLTYGIPEFRLPKAIVEREVEYIRSLGVEILLDQVIGCSTTLQELLDSGFHAAFIGIGAGLPMFMNIPGENLNGVYSANEYLTRSNLMKAYLFPEYDTPIRRGRKVAVIGGGNVALDSARTALRLGAEEVTIVYRRSRAEMPARAEEVAHAAEEGVLFKFLTLPQRILGEKGWVRSMECIRMELGEPDESGRRRPVPVPDSEFEMEVDLVIMAIGTRANPLLPSTIPELRLNKWGYIDADPETGQTSIPNVFAGGDIVTGSATVIEAMGAGKRSARAIHRLLTGEEPPF; encoded by the coding sequence ATGGAGAGCGAGGGAAAACGGGAAAAGCACAGGCGCGGTTCCGGGTTGCCTCGGCGTCCCATGCCCGAGCAGGATCCCCGGGCAAGGACTGGGAACTTCCAGGAGGTGGCCCTGGGTTACCGGGAGGAGGACGCAGTGGCCGAGGCCTCGCGCTGTCTGCAATGCCGCAAGAAACCCTGCGTATCCGGGTGCCCGGTGGAAATTGACATTCCCGCCTTCATCGCTGCCATCGAGGAGGGCGATTTCCGGGGAGCGGCCGCCAAGCTCAAGGAGAAGAACAACCTCCCCGCCATCTGCGGCCGGGTGTGTCCCCAGGAGACGCAGTGCGAAGCAGTCTGCACCCTGGGCAAGAAGGGAGAGCCGGTGGCCATAGGCCGCCTGGAGCGCTTCGCCGCCGACTTCGAGGCGGCGCAGGGGGACCTCCCAGCTCCCCACATCCTCCCGCCTACCGGCAAGCGGGTGGCGGTCATCGGCTCCGGGCCGGCGGGGCTGACCTGCGCCGGGGACCTGGCCCGCATGGGTCACCGGGTTACCATCTTCGAGGCCCTCCACGCCCCGGGAGGTGTCCTCACCTACGGCATCCCGGAATTCCGACTGCCCAAGGCCATCGTGGAGAGGGAGGTGGAGTACATCCGCAGCCTGGGGGTGGAGATCCTCCTAGACCAGGTCATTGGGTGCAGCACCACCCTGCAGGAGCTCCTGGATTCCGGTTTCCACGCCGCCTTCATCGGCATCGGGGCCGGGCTTCCCATGTTCATGAACATCCCAGGGGAGAACCTCAACGGGGTATACTCGGCCAACGAGTACCTCACCCGCTCCAACCTCATGAAGGCCTACCTGTTCCCGGAGTACGACACCCCCATCAGGCGGGGCCGGAAGGTGGCGGTCATCGGGGGAGGAAACGTGGCCCTGGACAGTGCCCGCACCGCCCTGCGCCTGGGGGCGGAGGAGGTGACCATCGTCTACCGCCGCTCCCGGGCGGAGATGCCCGCCCGGGCCGAGGAGGTGGCCCACGCAGCCGAGGAGGGGGTGCTCTTCAAGTTCCTCACCCTCCCCCAGCGCATACTGGGGGAGAAGGGATGGGTGAGGAGCATGGAGTGCATCCGCATGGAGCTGGGCGAGCCGGACGAGAGCGGCAGGCGGCGCCCGGTGCCGGTGCCGGATTCCGAGTTCGAGATGGAGGTGGACCTGGTGATCATGGCCATCGGCACCCGGGCCAACCCCCTGCTCCCCTCCACCATACCCGAGCTCAGGTTGAATAAGTGGGGGTACATCGACGCCGACCCCGAGACCGGGCAGACCTCCATCCCCAACGTCTTCGCCGGCGGGGACATCGTCACCGGGTCGGCCACGGTCATCGAGGCCATGGGCGCCGGCAAGCGCTCCGCCCGGGCCATCCACCGCCTGCTCACCGGGGAGGAGCCCCCCTTCTGA
- a CDS encoding 5-formyltetrahydrofolate cyclo-ligase, with protein sequence MIHKRKKELRRKVQELRDALPPDKRKELSERIAENLWSIPEFAAAQTVLFFISFRSEVDTLPMIRRALEEGKRACVPCTNADDKSMVASQLLDLENDLRMGNYDILEPKHECLRPVPPEEIDVILMPGVAFDLTGGRLGYGGGYYDRFLEKCSPRCKLIAVAFELQIVEHVPCADHDRHVHKIVTEERVIDCPSTCILH encoded by the coding sequence ATGATCCACAAGAGGAAGAAGGAACTGCGCCGGAAGGTCCAGGAGCTTCGCGACGCCCTTCCCCCGGATAAGAGGAAGGAGCTCTCCGAACGCATCGCCGAGAACTTGTGGTCGATACCCGAGTTCGCCGCCGCGCAAACGGTGCTCTTCTTCATCTCCTTCCGCAGCGAGGTGGACACTTTGCCCATGATCCGGCGCGCCCTCGAGGAGGGGAAGCGGGCCTGTGTTCCCTGCACCAACGCGGACGACAAATCCATGGTGGCCTCTCAGCTCCTGGACCTGGAAAACGACCTCCGCATGGGCAACTACGATATCCTGGAGCCCAAGCACGAGTGCCTGCGCCCCGTCCCCCCGGAGGAGATAGACGTGATCCTCATGCCCGGGGTGGCCTTCGACCTCACCGGCGGCAGGCTGGGCTACGGGGGAGGCTATTACGACCGTTTCCTGGAAAAGTGCAGCCCCCGCTGCAAGCTCATAGCCGTGGCCTTCGAGCTGCAGATCGTGGAACACGTACCCTGCGCCGACCACGACCGCCACGTGCACAAGATCGTCACCGAGGAACGGGTCATCGACTGCCCCTCCACCTGCATCCTCCACTGA
- a CDS encoding DUF4349 domain-containing protein — protein MGDGRKWRWKLLAGIAVVLSATILLAAVGCGGREEKASSGTGEGSLENGGETGLSLLPEEVSTQEPASISTAEGTGASTLPELQARVIRNGQVKMEAERGGYAKIREDAVALVTAAGGYVQDESSRRDDEGLVHATLTLRVPAEAFDRTMTDISALGKIISSQVNTSDVSAEYVDLEARLRHLQAEEAFYLSLIGQAKTVQEMVTIREHLSSVQLEKERVQGRMNFLDRQVQYSTLTLSVDEVGPGEAGGFWDSVGRAFRAFARGMRVLALGIFYALPWLVLAALIYLVVHFLLRGRKKRSAEG, from the coding sequence ATGGGCGACGGAAGAAAATGGAGATGGAAACTTCTGGCAGGGATAGCGGTGGTCCTTTCAGCAACGATATTGCTGGCGGCGGTGGGCTGCGGGGGGAGGGAAGAGAAAGCTTCCAGCGGCACGGGGGAGGGGTCCCTGGAAAACGGCGGTGAGACAGGCTTATCCCTTCTCCCCGAGGAGGTCTCCACCCAGGAACCGGCTTCCATCTCCACCGCGGAAGGAACCGGTGCATCCACCCTGCCGGAACTCCAGGCCAGGGTGATCAGGAACGGACAGGTGAAGATGGAGGCGGAGCGGGGAGGATACGCGAAGATACGCGAGGACGCCGTGGCCCTGGTCACCGCCGCCGGGGGCTACGTGCAGGACGAGAGTTCCCGCCGCGACGACGAGGGACTGGTCCACGCCACCCTTACCCTGCGCGTCCCTGCGGAGGCGTTCGACCGGACCATGACCGATATCTCCGCCCTGGGGAAGATCATCTCCAGCCAGGTGAACACCAGCGACGTGAGCGCGGAGTATGTGGACCTGGAGGCCAGGCTCCGGCACCTGCAAGCGGAGGAGGCCTTCTACCTCTCTCTCATCGGGCAGGCGAAAACGGTGCAGGAGATGGTCACCATAAGGGAACATCTCTCCTCGGTGCAGCTGGAGAAGGAGCGGGTGCAGGGGCGCATGAACTTCCTGGACCGCCAGGTGCAGTATTCCACCCTCACCCTCTCCGTGGACGAGGTGGGGCCCGGGGAAGCAGGCGGCTTCTGGGACTCGGTGGGACGCGCCTTCCGGGCCTTCGCCCGCGGCATGCGCGTCCTGGCGCTGGGCATCTTCTACGCCCTGCCCTGGCTGGTGCTGGCGGCGCTGATATACCTGGTGGTCCACTTCCTTTTGCGGGGCAGGAAAAAGAGGTCCGCGGAGGGGTAA
- a CDS encoding SDR family oxidoreductase — protein sequence MEIRGKKALVTGAASGIGRATAIAMAERGARLFITDINEPGLEDTRRRIEEGGGEVCLSRALDISDYAAVKALASEIHSKFGPLDILANVAGVALFSQVEDMTHEQWERVVNVNLWGPYHTIECFVPEMVRAGNGGHIVNVSSAAGIIGLPWHLVYAGTKHALVGTSEVLRFDLRKHGIGVSVILPGAVNTGIIDTVEINADPEACSRGRNLFRRHADPPEKVADLIVRAIEKNRFMVITAADVKLLYLLKRVFPPMYDLVMRFMTWCVDRFLTRERLPSQG from the coding sequence ATGGAAATCCGGGGAAAAAAGGCGCTGGTCACCGGCGCGGCGAGCGGCATCGGCAGGGCGACGGCCATCGCCATGGCCGAGCGGGGCGCCCGGCTTTTCATCACCGACATCAATGAACCGGGCCTCGAGGACACCCGGCGCAGGATCGAGGAGGGCGGGGGCGAAGTCTGCCTTTCCAGGGCATTAGACATATCGGATTATGCTGCGGTGAAGGCGCTGGCGAGCGAGATTCACTCGAAGTTCGGGCCCCTGGACATCCTGGCCAACGTCGCCGGGGTGGCGCTCTTCTCGCAGGTCGAGGACATGACCCACGAACAGTGGGAAAGGGTGGTGAACGTCAACCTGTGGGGTCCCTATCACACCATCGAGTGCTTCGTTCCGGAGATGGTGCGCGCCGGAAACGGCGGCCATATCGTCAACGTCTCCTCGGCCGCCGGAATCATAGGGCTGCCGTGGCACCTGGTGTATGCCGGTACCAAGCATGCCTTGGTCGGTACCTCGGAGGTCCTCCGCTTCGACCTCCGCAAGCACGGGATTGGGGTCAGCGTGATACTTCCGGGAGCGGTGAATACCGGGATCATCGACACGGTGGAGATAAACGCCGACCCGGAGGCCTGCTCGAGGGGGCGAAACCTCTTCAGGAGGCACGCCGACCCTCCCGAGAAAGTCGCCGACCTCATCGTCAGGGCCATCGAGAAGAACAGGTTCATGGTCATCACGGCCGCGGACGTCAAGCTGCTGTATCTTCTCAAGCGCGTTTTCCCTCCGATGTACGACCTCGTGATGCGCTTCATGACCTGGTGCGTGGACCGGTTCCTGACCCGGGAACGCCTCCCCTCCCAGGGTTGA
- a CDS encoding metallophosphoesterase family protein, which yields MKKIVAISDTHIPKVGEDLPPALVEALRGADLILHAGDLVDISVLDRLQEMGPVVAVAGNMDYPSVRSVLPETRVVEVEGKRIGITHGGGPPLGIERRVLSRFTGVDAVVYGHTHSAHLEERKGVLLVNPGTPNDRRFSRRLSYAVLEVDEKGVRPEIIWLD from the coding sequence ATGAAAAAGATAGTGGCCATCTCGGATACGCATATTCCGAAGGTGGGGGAGGATCTTCCGCCCGCGCTGGTGGAGGCCCTGCGCGGGGCGGACCTCATCCTGCACGCCGGGGACCTGGTGGACATCTCCGTGTTGGACCGGCTGCAGGAGATGGGTCCGGTGGTCGCCGTGGCCGGGAACATGGACTATCCCAGTGTGAGGTCCGTGCTGCCGGAGACCAGGGTGGTGGAGGTGGAGGGGAAGCGAATAGGCATCACCCACGGAGGTGGGCCGCCCCTAGGCATCGAGCGCCGGGTGCTCTCCCGCTTCACCGGGGTGGACGCGGTGGTCTACGGGCATACCCATTCCGCCCACCTGGAGGAGAGGAAGGGAGTTCTTTTGGTGAACCCCGGCACTCCAAACGACCGCCGGTTCTCCCGGCGACTTTCCTACGCCGTCCTGGAGGTGGACGAGAAGGGCGTCCGACCGGAGATAATATGGCTGGATTGA
- a CDS encoding RsbRD N-terminal domain-containing protein: MLTRRFIKMIETRADKVAKLWLKEVRQSKYTPTYHHFPEELLFERAMAVYERLGYWLSPETQKEEIRHFYMNLGQRRFQEGFRLEEVIMALILLKRYLWLEVLSEGLTQTNLELYQALELNNQVVLYFDRAIYYTTLGYMEALEAARAVNQ; this comes from the coding sequence GTGCTTACCAGGCGGTTCATAAAGATGATCGAGACCAGGGCGGACAAGGTGGCCAAGCTCTGGTTGAAGGAAGTCCGGCAGTCCAAGTACACGCCCACCTACCACCACTTCCCGGAGGAACTGCTCTTCGAGAGGGCGATGGCCGTCTACGAGCGGCTGGGCTACTGGCTCAGCCCGGAGACCCAGAAGGAGGAGATCCGCCACTTCTACATGAACCTCGGCCAGAGGAGATTCCAGGAAGGGTTTCGCCTGGAAGAGGTGATCATGGCCCTCATCCTCCTCAAGCGCTACCTCTGGCTGGAGGTGCTCTCCGAGGGGCTCACCCAGACCAACCTGGAGCTCTACCAGGCCCTGGAGCTTAACAACCAGGTAGTCCTGTACTTCGACCGCGCCATCTACTACACCACCCTGGGGTATATGGAGGCCCTGGAGGCGGCGCGGGCCGTTAACCAGTAA
- a CDS encoding Nramp family divalent metal transporter: MPGKEGRRRLGRREILIFLAVLGPGIIVNMVDTDAGGIATYSVSGARYGYNLLWVLTVTAVFLALIQEMIVRLGTVTGKGLAALIRERFSLRVTALVMLALLFTNFANTVSNFAGLAASLQLFHLPPLIAIPPLAFAVWWLVVKGTYKRVEKIFLVVSLVYIAYFISAFLAGPDWSEVGKALVVPKLSMETPYLVLAVTNIGTTIAPWMLFYQQSSIVDKGLDAEKMGYERADTLVGVFFAVVVGMFIIICCAAAFYYKPGVGAINITTAEEAAVGLAPVAGKYASYLFGFGLFAASLFAASILPLTTAYTVCEAFGWEATLDRPYREAPQFYLTYTLFIMGSALLVMIPRINLVFIMVASQTLNGVLLPVIVTYMMILANDRELMGEYANTPRFNALMWLVVVVLYIINLAMIVSTFLPSG, from the coding sequence ATGCCCGGCAAGGAAGGGCGCAGGCGGCTCGGCCGCAGGGAGATCCTCATCTTCCTGGCCGTTCTGGGCCCCGGCATCATCGTCAACATGGTGGACACCGATGCCGGGGGCATCGCCACCTATTCCGTGTCCGGGGCCCGCTACGGGTATAATCTCCTCTGGGTCCTCACCGTAACCGCCGTCTTTCTGGCCCTCATCCAGGAGATGATCGTCCGCCTGGGCACCGTTACCGGCAAGGGACTGGCCGCCCTCATCCGGGAGCGTTTTTCCCTGCGGGTCACCGCCCTGGTTATGCTGGCTCTGCTCTTCACCAACTTCGCCAACACGGTGTCCAACTTCGCCGGGCTGGCGGCCAGCCTGCAGCTGTTCCATCTCCCGCCCCTGATCGCCATACCTCCCCTGGCCTTCGCCGTGTGGTGGCTGGTGGTCAAGGGCACCTACAAGCGAGTGGAAAAGATCTTCCTGGTGGTCAGCCTGGTGTACATCGCTTACTTCATCTCCGCCTTCCTAGCCGGTCCGGACTGGTCGGAGGTGGGAAAGGCCCTGGTGGTGCCCAAGTTGAGCATGGAGACCCCTTACCTGGTCCTCGCGGTCACCAACATCGGGACCACCATCGCCCCCTGGATGCTCTTTTACCAGCAGTCCTCCATCGTGGACAAGGGGCTGGACGCCGAAAAGATGGGCTACGAGCGGGCGGACACCCTGGTTGGGGTGTTCTTCGCCGTGGTGGTGGGGATGTTCATCATCATCTGCTGCGCGGCGGCCTTTTACTACAAGCCCGGCGTGGGGGCCATAAACATAACCACCGCCGAAGAGGCGGCAGTCGGCTTGGCTCCCGTGGCCGGAAAATACGCTTCCTACCTGTTCGGCTTCGGGCTCTTCGCCGCCTCTCTCTTCGCCGCATCCATCCTGCCCTTGACCACCGCCTACACGGTGTGCGAGGCCTTCGGCTGGGAGGCCACCCTCGACCGCCCCTACCGGGAAGCGCCCCAGTTCTACCTCACCTACACCCTGTTCATCATGGGAAGTGCCCTCCTGGTGATGATTCCCAGGATCAACCTGGTGTTCATCATGGTAGCCTCGCAGACCCTGAATGGTGTGCTGCTCCCGGTCATCGTCACCTACATGATGATCCTGGCCAACGACCGTGAATTGATGGGAGAATATGCCAATACACCACGCTTCAACGCGCTCATGTGGTTAGTGGTGGTGGTGCTTTATATCATCAACCTGGCCATGATCGTCTCCACCTTCCTTCCCTCGGGATGA
- a CDS encoding zinc ribbon domain-containing protein produces MRCPNCGYQNPEGRRYCEECGEKIAGFEAAKARARRKTMREAARLRLELEREGVDRAEVERRLRRVQRRRPSLVSGVVLLGVIVLVVVLVLAFTVFSGGDSAPEKAVKDFYRAIKDKDVMAYLKLTEPEVYKLAQKGEYEPDPYTEGIDYDSYVVEDLKTRLVKEEGDYAEVEIVGGYFEGFYRDGARSGGVDFSQHPRLVRLVKVEGSWVIQDYPTAKLPYLVEEMELSAPEFPEVQEGGETTD; encoded by the coding sequence TTGCGCTGTCCTAACTGCGGTTACCAGAACCCCGAGGGCCGCCGCTACTGTGAGGAGTGCGGCGAGAAGATAGCCGGGTTCGAGGCCGCCAAGGCCAGGGCCCGCAGGAAGACCATGCGCGAGGCGGCCCGCCTGCGGCTGGAGCTGGAAAGGGAGGGGGTTGACCGGGCGGAGGTAGAAAGGCGCCTGCGCCGAGTGCAGCGGCGCCGGCCTTCGCTGGTAAGCGGCGTGGTCCTTCTCGGCGTCATCGTCCTGGTCGTGGTGCTCGTCCTGGCCTTCACCGTGTTCTCCGGCGGGGACAGCGCCCCGGAGAAGGCGGTCAAGGACTTCTACCGGGCCATAAAGGACAAGGACGTCATGGCCTACCTCAAGCTGACCGAGCCCGAGGTATACAAGCTGGCCCAGAAGGGAGAATACGAGCCCGATCCCTACACCGAGGGCATCGACTACGACTCCTACGTGGTGGAGGACCTGAAAACCCGCCTGGTGAAGGAGGAGGGCGACTACGCCGAGGTGGAAATCGTGGGGGGCTACTTCGAGGGTTTCTACCGGGACGGTGCCCGGAGCGGCGGAGTCGATTTCTCCCAGCACCCCCGGCTGGTCCGGCTGGTCAAGGTGGAGGGCAGCTGGGTGATCCAGGATTACCCCACCGCCAAGCTCCCCTACCTGGTGGAGGAGATGGAGCTCTCGGCGCCGGAGTTTCCCGAAGTACAAGAGGGAGGAGAAACTACGGATTAA
- a CDS encoding MogA/MoaB family molybdenum cofactor biosynthesis protein yields the protein MSGKGRGEDASREGPFRVAILTVSDKGAAGEREDLSGRAVEEVALREGWKVEAREIVPDEAVMIEERLRYFCDRLRVDLVLTTGGTGMSPRDVTPEATRRVVEREAPGFAEAMRAASLRVTPHAMLSRAVSGIRGSTLIVNLPGSPRGARENLEVIIPALPHGLEKLRGDTGECAE from the coding sequence ATGAGCGGAAAGGGAAGGGGTGAAGACGCCTCGCGGGAAGGCCCCTTCCGGGTAGCCATTCTCACGGTGAGCGACAAGGGCGCCGCCGGGGAACGGGAGGACCTTTCCGGCCGGGCGGTGGAGGAGGTGGCCTTACGGGAGGGCTGGAAGGTGGAGGCGCGGGAAATAGTCCCCGACGAGGCGGTGATGATCGAGGAGCGGCTCCGGTATTTCTGCGACCGCCTGCGCGTGGACCTGGTGCTCACCACCGGGGGGACGGGAATGAGCCCGCGTGACGTGACCCCCGAGGCCACGCGCCGGGTGGTGGAAAGGGAGGCCCCCGGCTTCGCCGAGGCCATGCGGGCCGCCTCCCTCAGGGTCACCCCCCACGCCATGCTCAGCCGCGCGGTGAGCGGCATACGGGGTTCCACCCTCATCGTCAACCTGCCCGGAAGCCCCCGGGGAGCGAGGGAGAACCTGGAGGTCATCATCCCCGCCCTGCCCCACGGCCTGGAGAAGTTGCGCGGCGACACCGGCGAATGCGCCGAATGA